A single Micromonospora sp. CCTCC AA 2012012 DNA region contains:
- a CDS encoding ABC transporter ATP-binding protein — protein sequence MSDGQWSPNAGTGQIVVSGLTKQYKNVRAVDDLSFTVEPGRVTGFLGPNGAGKTTTLRMLLNLVAPTAGGATIGGHRYADLTDPLRSVGAVLEASSAHKGRTGINHLRVICAAAGLPRSRADEALALVGLSPAAKRKFKGYSLGMKQRLGIAAAMLGNPQVLILDEPANGLDPEGIRWMRGFLKGLAAEGRTVLVSSHLLSEMQLLADDVVIIAAGKLVRQGPVEQVMGSMTHGGQVRVRTPQAAELTAALQEQGATVTTGEHGGLLVTGADAPTVGRAALAAKVELHELTAERPDLERVFLELTAGKADIR from the coding sequence ATGTCCGACGGGCAGTGGAGCCCCAACGCCGGTACCGGCCAGATCGTGGTGTCCGGACTGACCAAGCAGTACAAGAACGTCCGGGCGGTGGACGACCTGTCCTTCACCGTCGAGCCGGGGCGGGTGACCGGCTTCCTCGGCCCGAACGGCGCCGGCAAGACGACCACCCTGCGCATGCTGCTCAACCTGGTCGCCCCGACGGCCGGTGGCGCGACCATCGGCGGCCACCGGTACGCCGACCTGACCGACCCGCTGCGCTCGGTGGGCGCGGTGCTGGAGGCCTCCAGCGCGCACAAGGGCCGCACCGGCATCAACCACCTGCGGGTGATCTGCGCGGCGGCCGGCCTGCCCCGCAGCCGGGCCGACGAGGCGCTGGCCCTGGTCGGGCTGTCCCCGGCGGCGAAGCGCAAGTTCAAGGGCTACTCGCTCGGCATGAAGCAGCGGCTCGGCATCGCCGCCGCGATGCTCGGCAACCCGCAGGTGCTGATCCTCGACGAGCCGGCCAACGGCCTCGACCCGGAGGGCATCCGGTGGATGCGCGGCTTCCTCAAGGGACTCGCCGCCGAGGGTCGTACGGTGCTGGTCTCCAGTCACCTGCTGTCGGAGATGCAGCTGCTCGCCGACGACGTGGTGATCATCGCGGCCGGCAAGCTGGTCCGGCAGGGCCCGGTGGAGCAGGTGATGGGGTCGATGACCCACGGCGGCCAGGTGCGGGTCCGCACCCCGCAGGCGGCCGAGCTGACCGCCGCGCTGCAGGAGCAGGGCGCCACGGTCACCACCGGCGAGCACGGCGGGCTGCTGGTCACCGGGGCGGACGCCCCGACGGTCGGCCGGGCCGCGCTGGCCGCCAAGGTGGAGCTGCACGAGCTGACCGCCGAACGACCCGACCTGGAACGGGTCTTCCTGGAACTGACGGCCGGAAAGGCGGACATCCGATGA
- a CDS encoding DUF4097 family beta strand repeat-containing protein → MASWTVDSPQRLTLEEPVTRLDVRLITGRLNVVATDGPARVDVTRVSSRPVIVEHQDGTLVVRHPHPPRWPGLAWWLGQLGRRFRAEVSIAVPAEVQADLRLVDGALVVSGLRRDTQVDVTSGQVTLRGLRGRTAAKVISGPVEALGVSGDLTLETVSGEVILAESAADRVHANTVSGAITCDLDNPRHSEIRLSTISGGITVRVRQDSDLAVHLHTTSGRITSGFPQVGGAAGFGAVKDSHGVLGGGDGKLWASATSGSIALLARPVEGTDAEGGLP, encoded by the coding sequence ATGGCCAGTTGGACGGTCGACAGCCCGCAACGACTCACCCTGGAGGAGCCGGTCACCCGGCTCGACGTCCGGCTCATCACCGGGCGGCTCAACGTCGTCGCCACCGACGGCCCGGCCCGGGTCGACGTCACCCGGGTCAGCAGCCGGCCCGTCATCGTCGAGCACCAGGACGGCACGCTCGTCGTCCGCCACCCGCACCCGCCGCGCTGGCCCGGACTCGCCTGGTGGCTCGGGCAGCTCGGCCGCCGGTTCCGCGCCGAGGTCTCCATCGCCGTACCGGCCGAGGTCCAGGCCGACCTGCGGCTGGTCGACGGCGCGCTGGTCGTCTCCGGGCTGCGCCGGGACACCCAGGTCGACGTCACCTCCGGGCAGGTCACCCTGCGCGGGCTGCGCGGCCGGACCGCCGCGAAGGTCATCTCCGGGCCGGTGGAGGCGCTCGGCGTCTCCGGCGACCTGACCCTGGAGACGGTCTCCGGCGAGGTGATCCTCGCCGAGAGCGCGGCCGACCGGGTACACGCCAACACCGTCTCCGGCGCGATCACCTGCGACCTGGACAACCCCCGGCACAGCGAGATCCGGCTCAGCACCATCTCCGGCGGCATCACCGTCCGGGTCCGCCAGGACAGCGACCTCGCCGTCCACCTGCACACCACCTCCGGCCGGATCACCAGCGGCTTCCCGCAGGTCGGCGGCGCGGCGGGGTTCGGCGCGGTGAAGGACAGCCACGGGGTGCTCGGCGGCGGCGACGGTAAGCTCTGGGCCTCCGCGACCTCCGGCAGCATCGCCCTGCTGGCCCGCCCGGTCGAGGGTACCGACGCCGAGGGGGGACTGCCGTGA
- a CDS encoding ABC transporter permease, with the protein MNLVRSELLKIRTTSTWWIFGLITLPLWGVAMLLNWLGAATATGANGDVPADQADQIQAAASADSLAANVYTNGQFLGLMIVMLLGIVVVTSEFFHQTVTTTFLTAPHRTAVMLAKLAAAGVLALLFWLVTTLLNLVVGPLVLHAVDVGPQLGSGAVWRAIGLNALAYLLWSVLGVGLGVLIRSQIGATVTGILLYLGGTIGAGIALSLLAAKFGDWINKLQLLVPSLASGLMVSGADIPGQPPRWAGAAVLIGYAVVAGAIGVLTIRRRDIS; encoded by the coding sequence ATGAACCTCGTCCGATCCGAGCTGCTCAAGATCCGTACGACCAGCACCTGGTGGATCTTCGGTCTGATCACGTTGCCGCTCTGGGGCGTGGCCATGCTCCTGAACTGGTTGGGGGCCGCGACGGCCACCGGCGCGAACGGCGACGTGCCGGCGGACCAGGCCGACCAGATCCAGGCGGCGGCCAGCGCCGACAGCCTGGCCGCCAACGTCTACACCAACGGTCAGTTCCTCGGCCTGATGATCGTGATGCTGCTGGGCATCGTCGTGGTGACCAGCGAGTTCTTCCACCAGACGGTGACCACCACGTTCCTCACCGCGCCGCACCGCACCGCCGTGATGCTGGCCAAGCTGGCCGCCGCGGGCGTCCTGGCGCTGCTCTTCTGGCTGGTCACCACGCTGCTGAACCTGGTCGTCGGTCCGCTGGTGCTGCACGCGGTGGACGTCGGGCCGCAGCTCGGCAGCGGCGCGGTCTGGCGGGCCATCGGCCTCAACGCGCTGGCCTACCTGCTCTGGTCGGTGCTGGGGGTCGGGCTCGGCGTGCTGATCCGCAGTCAGATCGGCGCCACGGTGACCGGCATCCTGCTCTATCTGGGCGGCACCATCGGCGCCGGCATCGCGCTGAGCCTGCTGGCCGCGAAGTTCGGTGACTGGATCAACAAGCTCCAGCTGCTGGTGCCGTCGCTGGCGTCGGGGCTGATGGTGAGCGGCGCCGACATCCCGGGGCAGCCGCCGCGCTGGGCGGGGGCCGCGGTGCTGATCGGGTACGCCGTGGTCGCCGGGGCGATCGGCGTGCTGACCATCCGGCGGCGCGACATCTCCTGA
- a CDS encoding response regulator transcription factor: protein MAATQTEARLLVVEDDPNILELLSASLRFAGFDVATAMSGSAALSAAKDHRPDLVVLDVMLPDLDGFEVIRMLREGGTRTPVVFLTARDATDDKIRGLTLGGDDYVTKPFSLEELTARIRAVLRRTATGEHAPSRLTFADLELDEETHEVHRAGQRVQLSPTEFKLLRYLMLNANRVLSKAQILDHVWNYDFRGDDNIVESYISYLRRKVDNTQPRLIHTLRGVGYVLRKPAA, encoded by the coding sequence ATGGCGGCTACCCAGACCGAGGCCCGACTGCTCGTCGTCGAGGACGACCCGAACATCCTCGAACTGCTCTCCGCGAGCCTGCGCTTCGCGGGGTTCGACGTGGCGACCGCGATGAGCGGCAGCGCGGCGCTGAGTGCCGCCAAGGACCACCGGCCCGACCTGGTGGTGCTCGACGTCATGCTGCCCGACCTGGACGGCTTCGAGGTCATCCGGATGCTCCGCGAGGGCGGTACGCGTACCCCGGTGGTCTTCCTGACCGCCCGGGACGCCACCGACGACAAGATCCGCGGGCTGACCCTGGGCGGCGACGACTACGTCACCAAGCCGTTCAGCCTGGAGGAGTTGACCGCCCGGATCCGGGCCGTGCTGCGGCGGACCGCCACCGGTGAGCACGCGCCGTCCCGGCTCACCTTCGCCGACCTGGAGCTGGACGAGGAGACCCACGAGGTGCACCGGGCCGGCCAGCGGGTGCAGCTCTCGCCGACCGAGTTCAAGCTGCTGCGCTATCTGATGCTGAACGCCAACCGGGTGCTGTCCAAGGCGCAGATCCTCGACCACGTCTGGAACTACGACTTCCGGGGCGACGACAACATCGTCGAGTCCTACATCTCCTACCTGCGGCGCAAGGTCGACAACACCCAGCCCCGGCTGATCCACACCCTGCGCGGAGTGGGCTACGTGCTGCGCAAGCCGGCGGCGTGA
- a CDS encoding lysophospholipid acyltransferase family protein, with translation MTAALWRPVSGCGPDCLPIAGEPAVPTRRRVGRLVGVLGMLLVGVATVVLLPVLPARERDAVLRGWARTTLRALGVRLVVRGRLPRRRALLVANHVSWLDVLAVLAVSPARLLAKREVRGWPLVGALAAAAGTVFVDRARPRELPATVARIAAALRGGRPVAVFPEGTTWCGEAAGCRPGGGFRPAMFQAAIDAGAPVVPLRIGYRYADGDAVTTAAAFLGDETLWASVRRVLAARDLTVSVAVGAALHPTADADRRLLARAAESAVHLVPARARRSPAPSIPRGVAA, from the coding sequence GTGACCGCGGCGCTCTGGCGGCCGGTCTCCGGCTGCGGGCCGGACTGCCTGCCGATCGCCGGGGAGCCGGCCGTGCCGACCCGACGTCGGGTGGGCCGGCTGGTGGGCGTACTCGGGATGCTGCTGGTCGGGGTGGCGACGGTCGTGCTGCTGCCGGTGCTGCCGGCCCGGGAGCGGGACGCGGTGCTGCGCGGCTGGGCGCGGACGACGCTGCGCGCCCTGGGCGTGCGGCTGGTGGTGCGGGGCCGGCTGCCGCGGCGGCGGGCCCTGCTGGTCGCCAACCACGTCTCCTGGCTGGACGTGCTGGCGGTGCTGGCGGTGTCGCCGGCCCGGCTGCTGGCCAAGCGCGAGGTGCGCGGCTGGCCGCTGGTCGGGGCGTTGGCCGCAGCGGCCGGCACGGTCTTCGTGGACCGGGCCCGGCCCCGCGAGCTGCCGGCCACGGTGGCCCGGATCGCCGCCGCGCTGCGCGGCGGCCGTCCGGTCGCGGTCTTCCCGGAGGGTACGACCTGGTGCGGCGAGGCCGCGGGCTGCCGGCCGGGTGGGGGTTTTCGGCCGGCGATGTTCCAGGCGGCGATCGACGCCGGGGCGCCGGTGGTGCCGCTGCGGATCGGCTACCGGTACGCGGACGGCGACGCGGTCACCACGGCCGCCGCCTTCCTCGGCGACGAGACCCTCTGGGCCTCGGTACGCCGGGTGCTGGCGGCCCGCGACCTGACCGTCTCGGTGGCGGTGGGCGCGGCGCTGCACCCGACGGCGGACGCGGACCGGCGGTTGCTGGCCCGGGCCGCCGAGTCGGCGGTGCACCTGGTGCCGGCCCGGGCCCGGCGGTCCCCGGCCCCGTCCATCCCGCGGGGGGTGGCCGCCTGA
- a CDS encoding PadR family transcriptional regulator, translating to MTAVFSHGRLRLYLLKLLDDGPKHGYELIRLLEDRFLGLYAPSAGTIYPRLQRLEVEGLVTHTAAGGRKVYEITEAGRAELRQRADELATLESDITASVQDLSALAGEIQTEVRGSVRDLKRELREATRQTRRTRWEPPPTRPPNGEAPLLAEFDQRLAAFTVEVGALVRAGRLSDTQLRTAIRVLDGALDGLRRLLR from the coding sequence GTGACCGCCGTGTTCAGCCACGGGCGGCTGCGGCTCTATCTGCTCAAGCTGCTCGACGACGGCCCCAAGCACGGCTACGAGCTGATCCGGCTGCTGGAGGACCGCTTCCTCGGCCTGTACGCGCCGAGCGCCGGCACCATCTATCCCCGGCTGCAACGCCTGGAGGTCGAGGGGCTGGTCACCCACACCGCCGCCGGCGGACGCAAGGTCTATGAGATCACCGAGGCGGGCCGGGCCGAGCTGCGGCAGCGCGCCGACGAGCTGGCCACGCTGGAGAGCGACATCACCGCCTCCGTGCAGGATCTCTCCGCCCTGGCCGGCGAGATCCAGACCGAGGTCCGTGGCTCGGTCCGCGACCTCAAGCGTGAGCTGCGCGAGGCCACCCGGCAGACCCGCCGGACCCGCTGGGAGCCGCCGCCCACCCGGCCGCCGAACGGGGAGGCGCCCCTGCTCGCCGAGTTCGACCAGCGGCTCGCCGCGTTCACCGTCGAGGTCGGCGCGCTGGTCCGGGCCGGCCGGCTCAGCGACACCCAGCTGCGGACCGCCATCCGGGTGCTCGACGGCGCGTTGGACGGGCTGCGCCGGCTGCTGCGCTGA
- a CDS encoding sensor histidine kinase — protein MNTVQQAKGWLRGVPLRVKLVASVLALVSGALVVISVSTAYFLHDYLVGRVDGELSDQLDRGIVVNENNPNSLPTDYVVSQWNRTTQIAIIARDKSLVADDLPAGLKKADWYLEHANQSAFSTEGADKRVRWRFMVRQVNGDTYVAIGQNMNDVDLAVRQLLWIDLLVGGAVLLILASVGAAIVRTSLKPLVDIERTAAAIAGGDLTRRVPDPEDGHPCPTSELGRLARALNAMLAQIEAAFTARAASEAAARSAEVSARDAAVSAQASEARARRSEERMRQFIADASHELRTPLTTIRGFAELYRQGAARQPEQTAGLLRRIEDEAARMGLLVEDLLLLARMDRERPITLAPVELPVLASDGVQAARAVDPERRIELDIQPGAGPLVVLGDDARLRQVIGNLMTNALTHTPPDASVTLRLRTEPGNLAVIEVADTGPGLTPEQAERVFERFYRADAARTRRAGGPTSTGLGLAIVAALVAAHHGTVEATGTPGGGATFRVRLPLLPDAPDDTE, from the coding sequence GTGAACACGGTCCAACAGGCGAAGGGCTGGCTGCGAGGCGTACCCCTCCGGGTGAAGCTGGTCGCCTCGGTGCTCGCCCTGGTGTCCGGCGCGCTGGTGGTGATCAGCGTGTCCACCGCCTACTTTCTGCACGACTACCTGGTGGGCCGGGTCGACGGGGAGCTGAGCGATCAACTCGACCGGGGCATCGTGGTCAACGAGAACAACCCGAACAGTCTCCCGACGGACTACGTGGTCAGTCAGTGGAATCGCACGACTCAGATCGCCATCATCGCCCGCGACAAGTCTCTGGTTGCGGACGATCTGCCCGCGGGACTGAAGAAGGCAGACTGGTACCTGGAACACGCCAACCAGTCGGCCTTCAGCACCGAGGGCGCGGACAAGCGGGTTCGCTGGCGGTTCATGGTCCGGCAGGTCAACGGCGACACGTATGTCGCCATCGGGCAGAACATGAACGACGTCGACCTGGCCGTCCGGCAACTGCTCTGGATCGACCTCCTGGTCGGCGGGGCGGTGCTGCTGATCCTGGCGTCGGTCGGCGCGGCGATCGTCCGGACCAGCCTGAAGCCGCTGGTGGACATCGAGCGCACCGCCGCGGCCATCGCCGGCGGTGACCTGACCCGACGGGTCCCCGACCCCGAGGACGGCCACCCCTGTCCCACCTCGGAACTGGGTCGGCTCGCCCGGGCGCTGAACGCGATGCTGGCCCAGATCGAGGCGGCCTTCACCGCCCGGGCCGCCTCCGAGGCGGCGGCCCGCAGCGCCGAGGTCAGCGCCCGGGACGCCGCCGTCTCGGCCCAGGCATCGGAGGCCCGGGCACGCCGGTCCGAGGAGCGGATGCGGCAGTTCATCGCGGACGCCTCGCACGAGCTGCGTACCCCGCTGACCACCATCCGGGGCTTCGCGGAGCTGTACCGGCAGGGCGCGGCCCGGCAGCCGGAACAGACCGCCGGTCTGCTGCGCCGGATCGAGGACGAGGCGGCCCGGATGGGGCTGCTCGTGGAGGACCTGCTGCTGCTCGCCCGGATGGACCGGGAACGCCCGATCACGCTGGCGCCGGTGGAGCTGCCGGTGCTCGCCTCCGACGGGGTGCAGGCCGCCCGGGCGGTCGACCCGGAGCGCCGGATCGAGCTGGACATCCAGCCGGGCGCCGGTCCGCTGGTGGTGCTCGGTGACGACGCCCGGCTGCGCCAGGTGATCGGCAACCTGATGACCAACGCCCTCACCCACACCCCGCCGGACGCCTCGGTGACCCTGCGGCTGCGTACCGAGCCGGGCAACCTGGCGGTGATCGAGGTGGCGGACACCGGTCCGGGACTGACCCCGGAGCAGGCCGAACGGGTCTTCGAGCGGTTCTACCGGGCGGACGCGGCGCGTACCCGGCGGGCCGGCGGGCCGACCAGCACCG
- a CDS encoding multifunctional oxoglutarate decarboxylase/oxoglutarate dehydrogenase thiamine pyrophosphate-binding subunit/dihydrolipoyllysine-residue succinyltransferase subunit gives MSTQQTSQENPLAGFGPNEWIVEEMYQRYLADPSSVDSAWHDFFADYRPAPGAAPARPADGQAKPAARPEPAEQQEAVASVAQPAAEKPAAKAAPAPATPAPAKPAAARPVAEKPAAKAAPAPAKPAAKAPTASAAGTTPLRGVAAKIVQNMDASLAVPTATSVRAVPAKLLVDNRIVINNHLARGRGGKVSFTHLVGYAMVRALVEHPEMNNSFAEVDGKPAMVRPEHVNLGIAIDLTKPDGSRNLVVPSIKGCEQMDFRQFWQAYEDVVRRARRNELTMEDYSGTTISLTNPGGIGTVHSIPRLMQGQSAIIGVGAMEYPAPYQGMSEATLAELAVSKIITLTSTYDHRIIQGAQSGEFLKVMHELLLGERGFYDQIFTSLRIPYEPVRWVRDVAVDSEGQINKTARVHELIHAYRVRGHLMADTDPLEFKIRKHPDLDVLQHGLTLWDLDRVFPVNGFAGKQRMKLREILGVLRDSYCRRIGIEYMHIQDPEERRWIQERIERKYEKPSPEEQKHVLNRLNAAEAFETFLQTKYVGQKRFSLEGGESLIPLLGEVLESSAEGGLDEVVIGMAHRGRLNVLANVVGKPYEKIFSEFEGHLDPRSTQGSGDVKYHLGQNGKFTTPDGEHAVKVSVVANPSHLEAVDPVLEGIVRAKQDRIDLKLEGYTVLPLAVHGDAAFAGQGVVAETLNLSQLRGYRTGGTVHVVVNNQVGFTTAPEYSRSSLYSTDVARMIQAPIFHVNGDDPEAVVRVARLAFEYRQAFNKDVVIDMVCYRRRGHNEGDDPSMSNPQMYKIIDSKRSVRKLYTEELIGRGDITVEDAEELLRDYQSQLERVFKATRDAATTPRQLSRPKREDEPEPQVDTATDASVVKAIGEAHVNLPEGFTPHKRIQQLLDRRAKMSVEGNIDWGYGEIIAFGSLLHDGVTVRLAGQDSRRGTFVQRHASVVDAKTGNDYLPLKSLTGDGERSRFFVHDSLLSEYAAMGFEYGYSVENINALVCWEAQFGDFVNGAQSVIDEFISSGEVKWGQRSAVTLLLPHGHEGQGPDHTSGRPERFLQLCAEDNMRVAIPTTPANYFHLLRRQALSPKRKPLVVFTPKSLLRHKLCVSQVEDFTTGTFQPVLADPAPEQVKRVLLCTGKVYYDLFQARAERGVTDTAIIRMEQLYPLPVEEVRAALAQYPNAEDFAWVQEEPANQGAWSFVALNLLEHLSEVRLRRISRPAAAAPAVGSAKLHEVELNALIEAALPRP, from the coding sequence GTGTCGACCCAGCAGACTTCGCAGGAGAACCCACTGGCGGGTTTCGGCCCGAACGAGTGGATCGTCGAGGAGATGTACCAGCGCTACCTCGCCGACCCATCGAGCGTTGATTCGGCCTGGCACGACTTCTTCGCCGACTACCGACCCGCGCCCGGCGCCGCGCCCGCGCGCCCCGCCGACGGCCAGGCCAAGCCGGCCGCCCGGCCCGAGCCCGCCGAGCAGCAGGAGGCCGTCGCCTCCGTCGCCCAGCCGGCCGCCGAGAAGCCGGCCGCGAAGGCCGCCCCGGCGCCCGCCACGCCGGCCCCGGCGAAGCCGGCCGCCGCCAGGCCCGTCGCCGAGAAGCCGGCCGCGAAGGCCGCCCCGGCGCCCGCGAAGCCCGCCGCCAAGGCGCCGACCGCGAGCGCCGCCGGCACCACCCCGCTGCGCGGCGTGGCTGCCAAGATCGTCCAGAACATGGACGCCTCGCTGGCCGTGCCGACCGCCACCAGCGTGCGCGCGGTCCCGGCCAAGCTGCTGGTGGACAACCGCATCGTCATCAACAACCACCTGGCTCGCGGCCGTGGCGGCAAGGTCAGCTTCACCCACCTCGTCGGGTACGCGATGGTCCGGGCGCTGGTCGAGCACCCGGAGATGAACAACTCCTTCGCCGAGGTCGACGGCAAGCCGGCGATGGTCCGCCCGGAGCACGTCAACCTGGGCATCGCCATCGACCTGACCAAGCCGGACGGCTCCCGCAACCTGGTGGTGCCCTCCATCAAGGGCTGCGAGCAGATGGACTTCCGGCAGTTCTGGCAGGCGTACGAGGACGTGGTCCGGCGCGCCCGCCGCAACGAGCTGACCATGGAGGACTACTCCGGCACCACGATCTCGCTGACCAACCCGGGTGGCATCGGCACGGTCCACTCGATCCCGCGCCTGATGCAGGGGCAGAGCGCCATCATCGGCGTCGGCGCGATGGAATACCCGGCGCCGTACCAGGGCATGAGCGAGGCGACCCTCGCCGAGCTGGCGGTCAGCAAGATCATCACGCTGACCAGCACCTACGACCACCGGATCATCCAGGGCGCGCAGTCCGGCGAGTTCCTCAAGGTGATGCACGAGCTGCTGCTCGGCGAGCGCGGCTTCTACGACCAGATCTTCACCTCGCTGCGCATCCCGTACGAGCCGGTGCGCTGGGTGCGGGACGTGGCGGTCGACTCCGAGGGTCAGATCAACAAGACCGCGCGGGTGCACGAGCTGATCCACGCGTACCGGGTGCGCGGCCACCTGATGGCCGACACCGACCCGCTGGAGTTCAAGATCCGGAAGCACCCGGACCTGGACGTCCTCCAGCACGGGCTGACCCTGTGGGATCTGGACCGGGTCTTCCCGGTCAACGGCTTCGCCGGCAAGCAGCGGATGAAGCTGCGCGAGATCCTCGGCGTGCTGCGCGACTCGTACTGCCGCCGGATCGGCATCGAGTACATGCACATCCAGGACCCGGAGGAGCGGCGCTGGATCCAGGAGCGGATCGAGCGCAAGTACGAGAAGCCCAGCCCGGAAGAGCAGAAGCACGTGCTCAACCGACTGAACGCCGCCGAGGCCTTCGAGACCTTCCTCCAGACCAAGTACGTCGGCCAGAAGCGCTTCTCGCTGGAGGGTGGCGAGTCGCTGATCCCGCTGCTGGGTGAGGTGCTGGAGTCGTCGGCCGAGGGCGGGCTGGACGAGGTCGTCATCGGCATGGCCCACCGGGGCCGGCTCAACGTGCTGGCCAACGTCGTCGGCAAGCCGTACGAGAAGATCTTCTCGGAGTTCGAGGGGCACCTCGACCCGCGCTCCACCCAGGGCTCCGGGGACGTGAAGTACCACCTCGGCCAGAACGGCAAGTTCACCACCCCGGACGGCGAGCACGCGGTCAAGGTGTCGGTGGTGGCGAACCCGTCGCACCTGGAGGCCGTGGACCCGGTGCTGGAGGGCATCGTCCGGGCCAAGCAGGACCGGATCGACCTCAAGCTGGAGGGCTACACCGTCCTGCCGCTGGCGGTGCACGGTGACGCCGCCTTCGCCGGCCAGGGCGTGGTCGCCGAGACGCTCAACCTGTCCCAGCTGCGCGGCTACCGCACCGGCGGCACCGTGCACGTGGTGGTCAACAACCAGGTCGGCTTCACCACCGCCCCGGAATACAGCCGCTCCAGCCTCTACAGCACCGACGTGGCCCGGATGATCCAGGCGCCGATCTTCCACGTCAACGGCGACGACCCCGAGGCCGTGGTCCGGGTCGCCCGGCTGGCCTTCGAATACCGGCAGGCGTTCAACAAGGACGTCGTGATCGACATGGTCTGCTACCGCCGGCGCGGCCACAACGAGGGCGACGACCCCTCGATGTCCAACCCCCAGATGTACAAGATCATTGACTCGAAGCGCTCGGTGCGGAAGCTCTACACCGAGGAGCTGATCGGTCGGGGCGACATCACCGTGGAGGACGCGGAGGAGCTGCTGCGCGACTACCAGTCGCAGCTGGAGCGGGTCTTCAAGGCCACCCGGGACGCCGCCACCACGCCGCGTCAGCTCAGCCGGCCCAAGCGCGAGGACGAGCCGGAGCCGCAGGTCGACACCGCCACCGACGCGTCGGTGGTCAAGGCGATCGGCGAGGCCCACGTCAACCTGCCGGAGGGCTTCACCCCGCACAAGCGGATCCAGCAGCTGCTCGACCGGCGGGCGAAGATGTCCGTCGAGGGCAACATCGACTGGGGCTACGGCGAGATCATCGCGTTCGGTTCGCTGCTGCACGACGGGGTCACCGTCCGGCTCGCCGGGCAGGACTCCCGCCGGGGCACCTTCGTCCAGCGGCACGCCTCGGTGGTCGACGCGAAGACCGGAAACGACTACCTGCCGCTGAAGTCGCTCACCGGCGACGGCGAGCGGTCCCGCTTCTTCGTGCACGACTCGCTGCTGAGCGAGTACGCCGCGATGGGCTTCGAGTACGGCTACTCGGTGGAGAACATCAACGCGCTGGTCTGCTGGGAAGCGCAGTTCGGTGACTTCGTCAACGGCGCCCAGTCGGTGATCGACGAGTTCATCTCCTCCGGTGAGGTGAAGTGGGGCCAGCGCTCCGCGGTCACCCTGCTGCTGCCGCACGGCCACGAGGGCCAGGGCCCGGACCACACCTCCGGTCGCCCGGAGCGCTTCCTCCAGCTCTGCGCCGAGGACAACATGCGGGTGGCCATCCCGACCACCCCGGCGAACTACTTCCACCTGCTGCGCCGCCAGGCCCTGTCGCCGAAGCGCAAGCCGCTGGTGGTCTTCACGCCGAAGTCGCTGCTGCGGCACAAGCTCTGCGTCTCGCAGGTGGAGGACTTCACCACCGGCACCTTCCAGCCGGTCCTGGCCGACCCGGCGCCGGAGCAGGTGAAGCGGGTGCTGCTCTGCACGGGCAAGGTCTACTACGACCTGTTCCAGGCGCGGGCCGAGCGGGGCGTCACGGACACCGCGATCATCCGGATGGAGCAGCTCTATCCGCTGCCCGTCGAGGAGGTCCGGGCCGCCCTGGCGCAGTACCCGAACGCCGAGGACTTCGCCTGGGTGCAGGAGGAGCCGGCCAACCAGGGTGCCTGGTCGTTCGTGGCGCTCAACCTGCTGGAGCACCTCTCCGAGGTGCGGCTGCGCCGCATCTCCCGGCCCGCCGCCGCCGCTCCGGCGGTCGGCTCGGCCAAGCTGCACGAGGTCGAACTGAACGCGCTGATCGAGGCGGCTCTCCCCCGCCCGTGA
- a CDS encoding GNAT family N-acetyltransferase, whose amino-acid sequence MAVLHAAGTSLTTSGYTLLITDDPALVVAAQRLRHEVFATELGATLRPAAVGLDTDDFDAHCDHLVVVSDRTGEVVGTYRLLPPGRTDRRYADAEFDLTALDPLRDDLVETGRSCVHPDHRTGAVINLMWAGLTRYLHLRGSRWLGGCASVPVADGGVAAAEVWAQVVARHLAPPPLRVRPRRPWFAEPSATVGPVGSAPAGHRALIPPLLRGYLRLGAWVAGEPAYDPDFRVADFYVLFSLDRMNPRYLRHFLGGGERS is encoded by the coding sequence ATGGCCGTTCTGCACGCCGCTGGCACATCCCTGACGACCAGCGGATACACCCTGCTGATCACCGACGACCCGGCACTGGTCGTGGCCGCGCAGCGGCTGCGCCACGAGGTGTTCGCCACCGAACTCGGCGCGACCCTGCGCCCGGCCGCCGTCGGGCTGGACACCGACGACTTCGACGCCCACTGCGACCACCTGGTGGTGGTCTCCGACCGCACCGGCGAGGTGGTCGGCACGTACCGGCTGCTGCCGCCGGGCCGGACCGACCGGCGGTACGCCGACGCCGAGTTCGACCTCACCGCGCTCGACCCGCTCCGTGACGACCTGGTGGAGACCGGCCGCTCCTGCGTGCACCCGGACCACCGCACCGGCGCGGTGATCAACCTGATGTGGGCGGGTCTGACCCGTTATCTGCACCTGCGCGGGTCACGCTGGCTCGGCGGCTGCGCGTCGGTGCCGGTCGCCGACGGCGGCGTCGCGGCGGCCGAGGTGTGGGCCCAGGTCGTCGCCCGGCACCTGGCCCCGCCGCCGCTGCGGGTCCGCCCCCGGCGGCCCTGGTTCGCCGAGCCGTCGGCGACCGTCGGCCCGGTGGGGTCCGCCCCGGCCGGGCACCGGGCGCTGATCCCGCCGCTGCTCCGCGGCTACCTGCGGCTCGGCGCGTGGGTGGCCGGCGAGCCGGCGTACGACCCGGACTTCCGGGTGGCCGACTTCTACGTCCTCTTCTCGCTGGACCGGATGAACCCCCGCTATCTGCGGCACTTCCTCGGCGGCGGTGAGCGGTCGTGA